A window of Oncorhynchus nerka isolate Pitt River linkage group LG4, Oner_Uvic_2.0, whole genome shotgun sequence contains these coding sequences:
- the skor2 gene encoding SKI family transcriptional corepressor 2 — MTTPPSSFQQEPLTPPRPPHSSLKPNQVGQVVLYGVPIVSLVIDHQERLCLAQISNTLLKNYSYNEIHNRRVALGITCVQCTPVQLEILRRAGAMPISSRRCGMITKREAERLCKSFLGENNPPKLPDNFAFDVSHECAWGSRGNFIPARYNSSRAKCIKCSYCSMYFSPNKFIFHSHRTPEAKYTQPDAANFNSWRRHLKLSDKTPPDDLAFAWEDVKAMFNGGSRKRCLPSSHCSPMGPGKVVNSGLPHMMTPDLVQKRSRFEEEEDLDGSSLSPHKNPRSYPVIPVPSKGFGMLQKFPPTSLFPNPYSFPAFSLCQQKKDDSEVAGGQKNTGLSGLLWPGRKDTFYPPFCMFWPPRTAGGLPVPTYLQPQPSVNTLSSLAESPSLRQAFLDLSEPSQPRAGPDMRATPRSGLFDPDSSPLTSDLRPVTSEGWLKLLDVPSLQARKASYHSAFRPVVKDAESVAKLHGNLEEFGSDRHLSPATSCSYASESGGEGEEEGEGGESEEEGEVDVETKQDEEEEESFNRPTPPQTHSSLHLRGLTEGSGPWETREKEAVTFPCSPADHSQDQSSSSLPASPPAPPANLTLSLPSPTHTPLPLEDQAYKNTHKSRDHGLPVYTTKENSNIAQPSSFFVSETESSGPEYWRETAGDQTQDGSSPVPLKEDVENMEKEELQKVLLEQIDLRRRLEQEFHALKGNSPFPVFHHFQDQMKRELSYREEMVQQLQMMPNIIRKEKITSHLNKKS; from the exons ATGACCACCCCCCCCAGCTCGTTCCAGCAGGAGCCCCTGACCCCCCCCAGACCCCCTCACTCCTCCCTGAAGCCCAACCAGGTGGGTCAAGTGGTTCTGTATGGTGTACCCATCGTCTCCTTGGTGATCGACCATCAGGAGCGGTTGTGTCTGGCCCAGATCTCCAACACTTTGCTGAAGAACTACAGCTATAACGAGATCCACAACCGCCGCGTGGCGCTGGGTATCACCTGTGTTCAGTGCACCCCTGTCCAGTTGGAGATCCTGAGGCGAGCTGGCGCCATGCCCATCTCCTCTCGCCGCTGTGGCATGATCACCAAGCGAGAGGCGGAGCGGCTGTGTAAGTCCTTCCTGGGGGAGAACAACCCCCCCAAACTGCCTGACAACTTCGCCTTTGATGTGTCACACGAGTGTGCCTGGGGTAGTCGTGGTAACTTCATCCCAGCGCGCTACAACAGCAGCAGAGCCAAGTGCATCAAGTGTTCCTACTGCAGCATGTACTTCTCTCCAAACAAGTTCATCTTCCACTCTCACCGTACTCCTGAAGCCAAGTACACCCAGCCGGACGCTGCTAACTTCAACTCCTGGAGACGCCACCTGAAGCTGTCAGATAAAACCCCTCCTGATGACCTGGCGTTTGCCTGGGAGGACGTGAAGGCCATGTTTAATGGTGGCAGCAGGAAGCGGTGTCTACCCTCATCTCACTGCTCCCCCATGGGGCCGGGGAAGGTTGTGAACTCTGGTCTGCCCCACATGATGACCCCTGACCTGGTCCAGAAGAGGAGCCGcttcgaggaggaggaggacctggaTGGAAGCAGCCTGTCTCCCCATAAGAACCCTCGCAGCTACCCGGTGATCCCTGTGCCCAGTAAAGGGTTCGGCATGCTGCAGAAGTTCCCCCCCACCTCCCTGTTCCCCAACCCTTACTCCTTCCCAGCCTTCAGCCTCTGTCAGCAGAAGAAAGATGACAGTGAGGTGGCTGGAGGACAGAAGAACACTGGTCTATCAGGTCTGCTGTGGCCCGGTCGTAAAGACACCTTCTACCCTCCGTTCTGCATGTTCTGGCCTCCTAGGACCGCTGGTGGCCTCCCAGTGCCCACCTACCTGCAGCCACAGCCGTCCGTCAACACCCTATCCTCATTGGCCGAGAGCCCTTCCCTCAGGCAGGCCTTCCTCGACCTATCAGAGCCCTCACAGCCAAGGGCAGGGCCAGACATGAGGGCCACACCCAGGTCAGGCCTGTTTGACCCTGACTCCtcccccctgacctctgacctgcgcCCTGTGACCTCAGAGGGCTGGCTGAAGCTGCTGGATGTCCCGTCTCTCCAGGCCAGGAAAGCCTCCTACCACTCAGCCTTCCGACCCGTCGTCAAGGATGCAGAGAGCGTCGCCAAGCTCCATGGAAACCTGGAGGAGTTTGGTTCGGATCGCCACCTGTCCCCCGCCACCAGCTGCAGCTACGCCTCTGAGagcggaggagaaggggaggaagagggagagggaggagagagtgaggaggaaggagaggtggatgtGGAGACCAAGcaggatgaagaggaagaggaaagctTCAACAGACCAAccccaccacagacacacagcagccTGCACCTCCGAGGGCTGACCGAAGGATCAGGACCATGGGAGACCCGAGAGAAAGAGGCTGTCACCTTCCCCTGCAGCCCTGCAGATCACAGCCAGGACCAGAGCAGCAGTagcctgcctgcctctcctcctgctcccccTGCGaacctcacactctctctccccagccccacaCACACCCCGCTGCCACTGGAGGACCAGGCCTACAAAAAT ACTCATAAAAGCAGAGACCATGGACTGCCTGTTTACACAACCAAAGAAAACTCCAACATAGCTC AGCCCAGCAGTTTCTTTGTATCAGAGACAGAATCATCTGGCCCAGAGTACTGGAGAGAGACGGCAG GGGATCAAACACAAGATGGAAGTTCCCCTGTTCCACTAAAGGAGGATGTTGAGAACATGGAGAAAGAGGAACTCCAGAAGGTTCTATTGGAACAGATCGATCTACGAAGACGACTAGAACAGGAGTTCCACGCTCTGAAGGGAAACTCCCCCTTCCCTGTCTTCC ATCATTTCCAGGACCAGATGAAGCGAGAACTATCGTACAGAGAGGAGATGGTGCAGCAGCTACAAATG ATGCCAAACATCATCCGGAAAGAAAAGATCACATCACATCTTAACAAAAAGAGCTAA